A stretch of the Aphis gossypii isolate Hap1 chromosome 2, ASM2018417v2, whole genome shotgun sequence genome encodes the following:
- the LOC114125904 gene encoding uncharacterized protein LOC114125904, giving the protein MTVAVLDKYHLGISAIVVVAMQLLFFTIAVTFQYDKVADFAGGISFILVAVLTYGLAQTHDNRQFMVTLFVCIWGARLSSYLFYRIIKIGRDATFPDRRSNMIRFAVFWTFQAIWVLVVSLPVIVINAPHNSIKAGAPKTMTTLDTVGCCVFIFGFIIETFADLQKYAFRSEETNKGKWCDDGLWSMSRHPNYFGEIVLWWGVFIVSLNVIEGPEYIVVVSPIFTTFIILFLSGIPHLERVSDHRFRNNTHYQLYKRSTSPLIPIPPSLYIEVPGFIKMLCCCELPLYNWMRAHPSDPPEAAPAPKSS; this is encoded by the exons ATGACAGTCGCGGTATTGGATAAATATCATTTGGGCATTAGTGCCATTGTTGTTGTGGCTAtgcaacttttatttttcactattGCTGTCACATTTCAGTATGATAAAGTGGCTGACTTTGCTGGTGGTATAAGTTTCATTTTAGTGGCTGTGCTAACATATGGATTAGCTCAG ACGCATGATAATCGACAATTTATGGtaacattatttgtatgtatttggGGTGCCCGGTTAAGttcttatttgttttatcgtataataaaaattggaaGAGATGCTACTTTTCCAGACAGACGCAGCAATATGATTCGCTTTGCTGTGTTTTGGACATTTCAA gcTATTTGGGTGCTTGTTGTTAGCTTGCCTGTTATTGTTATCAATGCGCCCCATAACTCCATAAAAGCTGGAGCACCTAAAACAATGACAACATTGGATACTGTTGGCTGTTGTGTAttcatttttggttttattattgaaacttttGCTGATTTACAAAAGTATGCATTTAGAAGTGAAGAAACAAATAAAGGAAAGTGGTGTGATGATG GTTTATGGAGTATGTCTAGACATCCAAATTATTTTGGAGAAATAGTATTATGGTGGGGTGTTTTTATTGTGTCATTAAATGTGATTGAAGGCCCAGAGTATATTGTGGTTGTATCTCCAATTTTCACGACATTCATTATACTTTTTCTCTCTGGTATTCCACATTTAGAACGAGTTTCGGATCATAGATTTAGAAA CAATACTCATTATCAGCTATACAAACGATCCACTTCAccattaatacctataccgCCATCTCTTTATATTGAAGTGCctggttttattaaaatgcttTGTTGTTGTGAACTACCTTTATATAATTGGATGAGAGCACATCCTTCAGATCCTCCAGAAGCAGCTCCAGCTCCAAAATCATCCTAG